Part of the Fusarium musae strain F31 chromosome 3, whole genome shotgun sequence genome, GTATTACTATTCAAGAGAAGTTACATGATATTCAGGTCCGAAAACACGGTGATATTGCATTGGTTTGGGCGCCCTTTGTGGTTGAGATTAATGGGGTGCCTAAACATGATGGTGTGAATGCGTTTACGCTTCTGAGGAGGGATGGGAGATGGGTGTTTAGTGGATGTCAGGACTATGGTATTGCTCTTGAATGAGAAGTAACTGCTGAGCTTGCTTATCGATGTCTGTGGTATCTGGTGAATATCTGTAGGAAGAGCGAGGCTGGTCTATTTATTTGGTGCTCTGCTTGAAAGCGACGAAGCCGAGGGACTAAAGTGGATGCCTAGTTATTTGCGACCTATAGTGTTTCTGTCTGTTGTTTGGTATCAGATTTTACACTGGTGAAAAAGTGTAATGACTTTCTCTTGTCCTTTGGGGAGCCCGATGGTATGGCTCAAAGGGTGCACGACGCATATGAGCGTGAACACCCTCTGCAAGTTCATCCATGGAATCGTACTCTGATAGCCATTCCAGTAACAACACGTATTACAACTGTGCAGATCACACCTGGAAATCCTCAAAGAGAGTAAAAAGAGGCTGAGTGTGTTTATGCATGGGTGCTTTGTTCAGATGTTTGTACAACTAACTGCCTTATGGAGGTACCATGCAGGCTCCCGTTTCTTTGCGTACGTATCCTGAAAGGTACCTACATGCTGGAAACACATCTGTTTTTTCTTTGGTCAATAAAAACAGGATTGTTATTGGCTAAGCTATTGTCACATTTGCTCTCCTTTTTGATCTGTCGTCTTTCAGCTGCAGCGACTAGCTCTAGAAGCCCTAATACCACCAGTTTGAAGACGTTCATATTTgtttctttagctttttgGATTTTCTTCCCTTCCATTATTCTAGTTGACTTCTTTTCTTGGCCATACTCATAATTGGGTATCGCCTCTCTGGATCCTGAACAGGCTGAAGTCTTTGTGGGCTCACTGGGCTCACTGGGCTGTCGGTTTGTTCACCCCAAATCAGAGAACAATAAGAGTGTTTGAAGTGAGCTAAGCTATTAGAAAACCCAACCCCATGTCACTGGTAGCAATCAACAAGATAATAAGCTCTCAAATAGAATAATACTGCTGCAACTGACTTGCTACGTCTGTTAGTTGCCTCAACCATTTCTTGAAGATGCCGCACAAAGGGGCGGACAATATAACAGCAGTCTCCAGTTCATTTTCCAAGTCGAAGCAAGGCTATCAGAATTTTTTCAGGTTTACTATTTACTGAAAGACGCTGGAGGAGCACTTGGCGTTATTCGCAGGCTGCCACCTGTCAGGACAACAAAGTCCAATCATTGATCAAGAGGTGACAAAGCCTAGCATACTCGATATCTGTGCATGTGAGCAAAGAGACAGAAGGCTGGTAATCTTTGCTCTAGATTTTGATTGGTTCTTTGATAGACAGTCTGCTTTGTTTATAGGTGCTAGAATAATGCCTAGAGAGAGGCTTCCACTGGGCTCCAAGCCATCCTGCACCCTAGCACTGCAACAAGCGTCTCTCACGCTTCTTTATATTGTAGTCCAAATCAACGGGGCAACCATTCTCAGGCGACTATAAATCCAAATCTCCATCAATATAtaattcttcttccttcaccccACTCAACCTTCACTTCAACCACCACTTAGTACTTCCGTCTGATCTCACCCGTTCACTCGTTTTCATCGCCCAACATGGCAGACATGTCTTATGAAGACACTCAACACCTTCTTGACTCTATTACCGACACGAACTTTGACCAGCGTCTGAATGATCACATGGATGGCAATGCTACTGAggaagttgatgaagatACAAAGGTAGATATGCTCACGGGTCTCAACACCGCCTTTCAGAACCCTCGTGCCCAACATGGAATCGCGAGCGAGGCTCTCCTAGCCTCTAACCCTTTTGATAAGGAGTTCATGGAGGCATATAACGCTGAAAATGCTCggactcaagcttcttcagggTCCGATGCACAGTTGAGTGGTCCCCACAACAATGGCAGTACTATCACCGACGATGATAGTCAACTTCCTGTCTCTTCAGCCGTCACACCTGCGACTCAGTTTTCTTCACCTATGAATCCTGAGGACTACTTGCCCGAGTCATTTCAGACACAGCCATATCCACCTCTTAATAACCAGCCTCAGGCCTACCCTGTTCCGATGGGTCAGCCATTCTATGATCAGACGGCCCTTCAACAAATGCAGCCTCAGCAAATGCAGCCCTTTGCAGTACGACAACCTGGTCTTGGCGGACGTCGGATGAGACAAACTCAAtaccctcagcagcaacTCTTGTTCTCTATGAACAACCAAATTCATGAACCTCTCCCTGGGCAAGTATCTCACCCGCCCTTCCCAGTACCTCAACCTCGCGTACCCCCCTCTCAAGGGGCACCTCGCAAGGGTCCTGCTCCCAGCGAACCAACCCGTCACAAGATCCCAACCAACCCAGCCAACATCAGCCCCCACACTCTAGAGCAACAATCACTCCTCTCAGAGCTGCAGCACTTCACTCACGAATATCAGGGCTACATCACCAACCCAGTCCAAGCTCGCCAAATAGGcaatctcttcctctccctcgCACACCATGAGGTCACAGTTACACCGCCAGAAATGGATCCCACATTCCCCCGAACCAACGAAGCGTATCGCGCTCGTGTGCAGGAACTCTTCATGGCTATTGTGGACTGGTCGAATCCTAGGGGGTGGCGAACGAAGATGGGGTCGAAGCTTGCTGTTCAGTGGGTTGAGGAAGTCAAGGCCTATCGAAAGAGTGTTGGACTTTCTGTTGAGCCGTCTGATATGCTTGATCACCAGATCGAACCTCCTCTGGATAGGATGCCTCCTGTGAATGAGCAGTGGAAGAATGTCGTTCATCGTCAGTTGTCCAacattgagattgagattctcAGTTCCAAGATTCTCGTAAGTCCATTTATTGCGTTTACTTGGTCTCTGCTAACCACAGTTATAGGACTCAGCCATTTTATCGCAGCAGGATCGGAACTATGTTCCGCTTTGGAGTAATGCCGAGTGTCAGTGGGAGCAGTTCGCTAGTTTTGGAGAGCGTTAGGAACGCCTCGTGAGCGCTTTTCGAGTAAGCCACCCCTTTTGATTTGACAACCAACAACTAATTTGACTAGGACAACAAGGTTTTGATTCACTCAGCTCTACGCTCATCGTGGCTCTCCCGAATCACCAACTCTCCAGTTGCCGAGCTTGTCGTAAGTATATGGCCATGATTTTAAGAAGTGAGTACTAATGTGAGACGCAGCGCAAGGAGAACAACAAAGCTGGCAATGACAAGAAGCGAAATGCTGCTAGTCGTCTGAGTGGCAAGGGTGCGAAGAGACCTCAGAATGAAGAGagtgaagatgaaggggGCGGTAGAAAGGTCAAGAGGAAGCGATACTGATCCTTCGTTTCGATCGGTAACATGGTTCTTTTTTGCCTATATACGGCTATATCAGGTAATTTGGGATTTCAAGTGCAATTTTCCAAATGGTGGCATTTTGGCATCGTTGGATGGCATTATATACAACGCACCTTGGGGTTCGACCTAGACAGCATAGAGATAGACAAGAACGGTTTGTTTTTTACATGTTGCGATGGGAACAACGACTTGTCACAATACACGGGTACTCATTACAGCAGAGAAAAATGGGAGAAATTTGTTATCAATTATGGTGTTGAAACACCCGCTTATATCGTCCATGCATACTTTATCTAGCCgagttgatcttgtcaactAGGTATCTTCATTTTCCTTGCCCtattctttttccttttttcatGTTGAAtcctcatcaacgccaaAAAACAAAACACCTCTTTTTACTCTCTACCATCCTCGTCcagcaagcttctcctcaggCTTCATGCTATCGCAGTTAATTCCCACCATAGCCTCGCCAAGCCCCGTGCTAGTCTCAGCCAGCACCTTGGCATCCTTGTAGTGTGTAGTCGCACGCACGATGGCCTTGGCCCGCTTCGCAGGGTCGCCCGACTTGAAAATACCGCTTCCCACAAAGACTCCGTCGCAGCCGAGCTGCATCATGAGCGCGGCGTCAGCGGGCGTGGCGACTCCGCCGGCGGCGAAGTTGACGACGGGCAGACGGCCTAGCTCTGCGGTCTGGCGGAGGAGTTCGGCGTCGACTTCGAGCTCGCGGGCGAGTTCGCGGATGCGGATGATGCCGCCCTCTGCGAGCGCGGCCTTGGCTTGTGCGATCTGCTTGTTGACTGTCTTCATGTGTCGCACGGCCTCGACGACATCGCCGGTGCCAGCCTCGCCCTTTGTTCGGATCATAGCAGCGCCCTCTGCAATTCGTCGCAGCGCCTCACCGAGGTTTCTGCACCCACAAACAAACGGAACACCAAAAGTGCTCTTCTCAACGTGGCTCTCGTCATCAGCGGGTGTGAGGACCTCAGACTCGTCGATGTAGTCGACACCAAGAGCCTCGAGGATCTGACACTCGACAAAGTGACCGATGCGGGCCTTTGCCATGACGGGGATGGTGACGGCTTCTTGGATCTGCTTGATCATGGCGGGGTCTGACATGCGGGCTACGCCGCCGTCTTTGCGGATGTCGGCGGGGACTCGCTCGAGGGCCATGACGGCGCAGGCGCCGGCTTCTTCGGCGATGCGGGCCTGCTCAGCGTTTGTGACGTCCATGATGACGCCGCCCTTGAGCATCTGGGCGAGGCCGGCCTTGACGGTGAAGGAGGACTTGGCCTCGCCATTGGAGGCGGCACCAGTGTTGGAGGAGTCGTTGGTCATGGTGAAGTTGTGGTGTGAAGTAAAAAGACAAGGTGGCGGGGGTATAAGGGTATGGTTTGAGTTGGGGAGTTGGAGAGTTGGAGTGAAAAAGAGAGGGGAACGGGTAATTATAGGTCTTTTCCCAGAGAGTCAATGACTAGAAAGGGTATTActcaaagaagaagttgacaaGAACAAATCTTAGAGTTTCTCCTAGTCTGACTGTTAGTCAAACTGACTGTGCTGTACTGCATGTACAGTACCTCCGgccctccgcctccgcctccgcacCCGGTATACGGCGCCGTGAGTGCGGAGTCAAAAAAGGGTCCAACTCACACCAATTTATTCTACTACAGCCGCGGCCTCCGAATATGCAGGTCTAATGCGCCATAGCCACTGTAAAAGACCCCGGCGTCGAGCTCCGGCCCATCTTTAAGCGCGCCCTACAGCAACAGTAATTGGATGATTCATTGACATGTGCCGATGTTTAGAGGCGGCAATTGTCGGGAAGACGAGGCTCAAAGTGGTACTCATGCACTGAGTGAGGAGTATCCAAAGAGGGGGATATGCATGCATTGTTCTAGATTCTTGTGATATCATGGATGGAATCATTTGGTCGATCGTAGATAatgtctcatctcatctcatctcactcaccATCTCACGCATCTCTTATCTTGCATGCGTTTGCCACGATAAGCCATCTTCTCTCTACTTACTGTAACTGTTGTCTGCTCATAATTTGTTCTCTCAGCCTTTCTAGACTCCAATACCAGTACTAGTAAGTACCTGACTCAATATAGTTCAACCACCCTCCTCAACTCTTAATTTCTTAGCCCGGAGAACGAACAATCGGGGTAGTCCGGAGGTACTCTCGCCCTAGCGGCTCCGTCATGCATGCAGCCTTCATGCACCTCTAATGCACGTCTTTATCCCTTTTGGGTCACTCCGGTACCCATCACCAGAATCTGGGGAACCATTTTACTATCTCGTATGTCACTTGCGAGTGACTAAGATTTTTTGCCTTCGGTGAAAGGCTCCGAGTTTAAACTGTCCCGTTATCGCTCCTTGTCTCTTATCATCTTACAATTCTCTGGCAAATCATTAGTTGGTGAGATATCCAAGTCAAGATGATCAGTCTTACGGTCGGTGTCTTGGCCCTTCAGGGTGGTTTTGCTGAGCATGTCGATCTTGTGAGAAAGGCGGCTGAGTATCTTTCTTCTACGGAGGGTATTTCCAAGACGAAATTTCACTGTATTGAAGTTCGCACAAAGGAAGAGCTCGATCAGTGTGATGCTCTTATCATTCCTGGTGGCGAGAGTACAACCATCTCTTTCGTCGCCGCTCAATCTGGTCTCCTCGAGCCATTGAGAGATTTCGTCAAGTAAGCGATCCCCGTCGCATAATTTGATACAAATACTAACATGAATCAGAGTCCAGAAGAGGCCAGTCTGGGGAACCTGCGCCGGTCTTATCCTCTTATCAGACGAGGCAAATGCCACCAAGAAAGGTGGTCAAGAACTCATCGGCGGTCTCGCGGTCCGCGTTCACCGCAATCACTTTGGTCGTCAAATGGAGAGTTTCGAGTCAGGAATGAACCTCCCCTTCTTGAACGACAACAAACCCTTCCCTGGAGTGTTCATCCGCGCGCCTGTCGTGGAAGAGGTTATCGGCTCATCTGACGATGGACGACCACCGGTTGAAGTCCTGGCCAAGTTACCAGGTCGAGTAGATAAGATGAAGTCTGGCATATCACAAGCCAATACCAAGGACGATTCAGGAGATATCGTTGCTGTTAGACAGGGGAATATTCTGGGAACAAGCTTTCACCCCGAATTGACGAAGGACGAGAGGATACACGTGTGGTGGTTGAAGGAGATTCTCAACCAGCAATAGACACAGCGACATAGACGGCGTTTTGGGAAAATagaattattacttattattcaGGGGTATCAACCGCTTATTTACTATGTTTTTATACCTTGCCCATAGCTGCATCATACCCAGGCGGCGGTGGTGAATGCGTTCGAGCTGGTCCTCCCTGTGAAGAAGATCCAAAGCCCAAAATCTGCAGAATCTCAAGATCGCCCATCGACTGCGCCAGCTCCGCCGGTGAAATACATCCCCCAACATTCATATCAGCGCCATGTGCTTTCAGAACCCTTATCAACTCCGTATCCCTCCTCGAAATAGCCTGCATCAACGGCGTTCTGCCCTTCTTATCCGCCGCATTAGCATCAGCGccagcttcaagaagaagcttaGCCTGATCCCTCTTCCCATTCTCAATAGCGTATAGCAAGAGTGTCTCGCCGctgctcatcttcttcttggtgttggagCCAGCTGcgagcatcatcttcacgAGGTCCGTGTTGCCTGTCTCCATTGCGAAGCATATCGCTGCGACGCCCCATGTTCCGTCTGATACATTTGGTGAAGCCCCGTGGTCGAGGAGCATTTTGACGACTCGGACTTTGTCGTTTTGGGAGAGTTTGCTGTCGCGGAGGGCGATCACGAGAATTGGGTGGCCGACGAGATCCTTGGCGCTGGCGTTGGCGCCGTGTTTAAGGAGAAGTTCTGCCATGTCTAGTTTTCTCTTTGCAATAGCGTCTGCTAGCACAGATAATCCACTCAGATTCTTTGAGCTTGCATTTGTGCCACTTTCAAGAAGGAGCTTCATCATATCCATACGGTCCTGGCTCGCTGCAATAGACAACAGCGAATTACCCGAGAGATCGCTAGTATCGGGATTCGCGCCGTGTTGAAGCAGCATCCTAACAAGCTCCAAGTTACCCTTCTTGACAGCCTGTGCGAGAACCGGTCGTCCagaggtgttggtggtgtttggcTTGGCTCCGTTGTCCAAAAGAAGTTGAATACCCTCCAGGTTCTCACTGTTACATACATCGACAAAGTATGATTGTCCAGACCAGCTGGCAGCGTTGACGTTCCATGTTCCCTGGTCGATGAGCATCTTTGCAACGCCAATGCTTCCGACTGATGCGGCCAGAAAGACCGGTGGGATCTTCATATCTTTGCCGTTGGTGTCGGCACCAGAGCCGATAAGGAACCGCACAGCGTCTTCTTGGTTGGCCAGGATAGCACAGCCAAGAGGTGAGTTGCCCTCTCCGTTTCGGCCATTGATGTTCGCTCCTTGTGCGAGTAGACCACTCATCTGCTGAACATCACCGCGAAGAGCTGCTTGACAAAGGGCTGTGGATAAAGGATCGGGCTTGGGCCAGAGACCAGCTGTCATGGCCTTGAACGAATGTGTCAAAGAAGACAGACCCTTGGCAAAACCGGAAGATCCACTTGGTGACTCGCAGCCCGGCgattgagctgaagaaggctgtgCTGGTTCATAAGGCGGAGGTTCGATATCGCCAGGAAGAGGCCCTTTACTACTCGATGCATAAGAGTCGTTCTGCGATCCAGTGAAGAGAATATCTTTTGTCTGCGAAGCCTTTTGACAAGCTCTGTTAACATGATCAAAGATCTCTCTTCCACTCTTTGTATCAAGAGTAGAATCCTGATCATCCCGAACTTCGCTAGCACAACATAAATAAACGTTCACACCACACAGCGAGACGAGCACCACTTACATCGACAGCACCTTTGCGTAAAACGCAAATAGTCGTGAAAACGCAACAATAGCATCACTATAGACCACCAAAAACACCTCATCCATCAACGGCAGCGTCTCGGCCTGCAGTCTCATAACCTGCTTATTCAACACCGTCGCGACAACATCGCACGATCCCAGACTCTGACTTATCGTCGTCTGCAACCGACCCGAAATAGCACTAGCGCTATTCAGCGCAGTCTCGAGAACTCCCACatgctgatgaagctgataCAGCCTCGTCGCAAACGAAGACAATCGCTCGTCGGGGACTTCAAGCGCCGTGTTCAATTCATTGAGCTCTTCGGCGCTGGATAACACGCGGTGAGAAATACTCGAGCCGAGCGAGGTCAGTGAAATAACTGAGAAGCCGTCTCCTTCCATTGTACGTATGTGGGGTAGtaagaagatgttgaagtggGGGATTGTCAGATCGACTGAGGAGACAAGCTTCAGTCTATATAACCATGGAACTATTCCCAGCAGTAGGGCTGATAGCGGGAAgacacaaaaaaaaaaaaaaaacgccTAAGAAGGCTGAAGGTGAAGTCGTGTGCTGATTACGCGGTCTGTTGACTGCGACACGCACGTGTATATCACATCACAGACGAATAGAGAGATAGCTTTGGCTTGGCTGCCTCTTTTTGAGGCTGTAAACTAGATCCTACGGCGAAGCTTGACAGGGATATAAGCTCTTCGGTGATAGGTGCGGAGATGCCGACCTGCCTCATTGATTTGATAGACAATGCAGTAGAGCTGTAATAGGTTCTGCTTATTGTTGACGACCTATTTTCTTATTCCTCTCAAAGTTGATCATCGCTTACGCCATCGATTGTTATACCCTGCATATCCACGTTGCTAACCCCAGACTCTGTCGTATCTCGTATTCCTTTGGGCTTTGATTTTACACCCTCGATAGGTTGTCCCTTATCGACCTCTGTCCTGTATACCCACGTTTGCTAACCCCGGAGTCTCTCGTGTGGCTTTGACGTGCCATCGATAGGTTGTTCCTTTGCTTTCTCAGGGTTCCCCgtaaggaggaagaagaatgcACCGATTGCGAGACCAAGACTTCCCAACATGACGATCTGAGCGCTACTCATCATCAGctacaacttcaacttctgccTCTGCATAAACTCACTTGCCGCCCTTGGCCTCGGGCTTTTCTGTAGCTTTTGGTCCAATAGGTTCCTTCTCGTTATGTTGAAGCAATCTCGTTGTGCGGAAACCTCGCTGGATTGAGAGAGAGGGcctcaaggccattgaaGATCGAGCAATGCGTGCAGACATGTTGGAGGATgtgttgttgaagttgaacgTTTTGTTGTTTCACAGAGTTGACAAGATGAGATTAGGTATGACAGCAGAGCAACTCCCTAGGGAAGTATGGATATTGAGCTTATTATTAGGAAGCACAAATTATTGATGACGTTCTAATCAACATGTTTGGCCGCCAAAGGTGAATCAACAGTGGGACTCCTTGATCGTGGCGTCATTGATGCGTACCTGCAATCGACCACTTTCATCATTTCTGCAGAATAACTAGGACACTTTCACTATGAGGCGCACTAATTAAACAGTAGAGCGTTAGGTTCAGTGTCGATTTATTTACGAGGTGGCTGAACGAAAAGGCGAAATCAACATCTCACCTCAAGAAATCCGTCATGAGGCTCTATCAGATCATCACAAGCCCCCTCAATATACTCAACAGCTCTGACTTGCCAATCACATCACATAGCTACTGGTACAAGACTCTCAACTCGCtcaataattaaagtaaatacgTAAAATTTCCGTTCTATGATGCCCCTAACGTCTATGCCTGCTATTTTCCCAAAAGTTTTCCCTCCCAACCCCCCTCCCTCACCCACTCA contains:
- a CDS encoding hypothetical protein (EggNog:ENOG41); the protein is MADMSYEDTQHLLDSITDTNFDQRLNDHMDGNATEEVDEDTKVDMLTGLNTAFQNPRAQHGIASEALLASNPFDKEFMEAYNAENARTQASSGSDAQLSGPHNNGSTITDDDSQLPVSSAVTPATQFSSPMNPEDYLPESFQTQPYPPLNNQPQAYPVPMGQPFYDQTALQQMQPQQMQPFAVRQPGLGGRRMRQTQYPQQQLLFSMNNQIHEPLPGQVSHPPFPVPQPRVPPSQGAPRKGPAPSEPTRHKIPTNPANISPHTLEQQSLLSELQHFTHEYQGYITNPVQARQIGNLFLSLAHHEVTVTPPEMDPTFPRTNEAYRARVQELFMAIVDWSNPRGWRTKMGSKLAVQWVEEVKAYRKSVGLSVEPSDMLDHQIEPPLDRMPPVNEQWKNVVHRQLSNIEIEILSSKILDNKVLIHSALRSSWLSRITNSPVAELVRKENNKAGNDKKRNAASRLSGKGAKRPQNEESEDEGGGRKVKRKRY
- the PDX1 gene encoding pyridoxine biosynthesis protein (BUSCO:EOG09263MIB), encoding MTNDSSNTGAASNGEAKSSFTVKAGLAQMLKGGVIMDVTNAEQARIAEEAGACAVMALERVPADIRKDGGVARMSDPAMIKQIQEAVTIPVMAKARIGHFVECQILEALGVDYIDESEVLTPADDESHVEKSTFGVPFVCGCRNLGEALRRIAEGAAMIRTKGEAGTGDVVEAVRHMKTVNKQIAQAKAALAEGGIIRIRELARELEVDAELLRQTAELGRLPVVNFAAGGVATPADAALMMQLGCDGVFVGSGIFKSGDPAKRAKAIVRATTHYKDAKVLAETSTGLGEAMVGINCDSMKPEEKLAGRGW
- a CDS encoding hypothetical protein (MEROPS:MER0066916); this encodes MISLTVGVLALQGGFAEHVDLVRKAAEYLSSTEGISKTKFHCIEVRTKEELDQCDALIIPGGESTTISFVAAQSGLLEPLRDFVKVQKRPVWGTCAGLILLSDEANATKKGGQELIGGLAVRVHRNHFGRQMESFESGMNLPFLNDNKPFPGVFIRAPVVEEVIGSSDDGRPPVEVLAKLPGRVDKMKSGISQANTKDDSGDIVAVRQGNILGTSFHPELTKDERIHVWWLKEILNQQ
- a CDS encoding hypothetical protein (EggNog:ENOG41), which gives rise to MEGDGFSVISLTSLGSSISHRVLSSAEELNELNTALEVPDERLSSFATRLYQLHQHVGVLETALNSASAISGRLQTTISQSLGSCDVVATVLNKQVMRLQAETLPLMDEVFLVVYSDAIVAFSRLFAFYAKVLSIEVRDDQDSTLDTKSGREIFDHVNRACQKASQTKDILFTGSQNDSYASSSKGPLPGDIEPPPYEPAQPSSAQSPGCESPSGSSGFAKGLSSLTHSFKAMTAGLWPKPDPLSTALCQAALRGDVQQMSGLLAQGANINGRNGEGNSPLGCAILANQEDAVRFLIGSGADTNGKDMKIPPVFLAASVGSIGVAKMLIDQGTWNVNAASWSGQSYFVDVCNSENLEGIQLLLDNGAKPNTTNTSGRPVLAQAVKKGNLELVRMLLQHGANPDTSDLSGNSLLSIAASQDRMDMMKLLLESGTNASSKNLSGLSVLADAIAKRKLDMAELLLKHGANASAKDLVGHPILVIALRDSKLSQNDKVRVVKMLLDHGASPNVSDGTWGVAAICFAMETGNTDLVKMMLAAGSNTKKKMSSGETLLLYAIENGKRDQAKLLLEAGADANAADKKGRTPLMQAISRRDTELIRVLKAHGADMNVGGCISPAELAQSMGDLEILQILGFGSSSQGGPARTHSPPPPGYDAAMGKV
- a CDS encoding hypothetical protein (EggNog:ENOG41) — protein: MSARIARSSMALRPSLSIQRGFRTTRLLQHNEKEPIGPKATEKPEAKGGNAQIVMLGSLGLAIGAFFFLLTGNPEKAKEQPIDGTSKPHERLRG